The Mucilaginibacter mallensis genome has a segment encoding these proteins:
- a CDS encoding DUF6515 family protein, with translation MKNNYQKYRHTRILALMLLFVLGTVTSVFAQRKGGNSGGGHSKPSPQRPSPSRPSPGHSPSPQRPSPSRPTPSRPSPGHSPGPQRPSPSRPTPSRPSPGHSTGPHRPSTGHRPGGSVHRPGYNNGHRVVAVRRNVYRPYTRPPRIYGGRRYYSYHPYFYHPYRPYYWGPSYHPWGFFIAAIATTAIIVSVESHHYHYDQGVYYAPSNGGYTVVQAPVGAVITTLPPGYQTVTVSGSGGTTVNNYYYGGTYYERESAGYRVVPPTAGTIITNMPAGGKEVKMGDVTYVQVGDTYYQPIQQNGQNVYEVVDVEAVN, from the coding sequence ATGAAAAACAACTATCAAAAATACCGGCATACAAGGATACTGGCGTTAATGCTGTTATTTGTATTGGGTACAGTAACAAGCGTTTTCGCGCAAAGAAAAGGGGGTAATAGCGGAGGAGGGCATTCAAAACCTAGTCCGCAACGTCCATCACCAAGTCGTCCATCGCCGGGTCATTCACCAAGTCCGCAGCGGCCGTCGCCAAGCAGGCCAACACCAAGTCGCCCGTCACCGGGTCATTCACCAGGCCCGCAGCGGCCGTCACCAAGCAGGCCTACTCCAAGCAGACCATCGCCTGGCCATTCAACAGGTCCGCACCGGCCATCAACCGGACATAGGCCCGGGGGAAGTGTGCATAGACCAGGTTATAATAATGGCCATAGAGTAGTAGCTGTAAGGCGCAATGTATATCGCCCGTATACAAGGCCTCCGCGTATTTATGGCGGCCGCAGGTATTATAGCTATCACCCATATTTTTACCATCCATACCGTCCTTATTATTGGGGACCTTCATATCATCCATGGGGCTTTTTTATAGCTGCAATTGCTACAACCGCTATAATAGTAAGTGTTGAAAGTCATCATTATCATTATGATCAGGGTGTTTATTATGCACCATCAAACGGAGGTTATACTGTAGTACAGGCGCCGGTTGGGGCTGTAATTACAACGCTACCGCCGGGATATCAAACGGTGACAGTAAGTGGTTCGGGGGGCACAACCGTTAATAATTATTACTACGGCGGCACTTATTACGAAAGGGAATCAGCTGGCTATAGAGTTGTGCCGCCTACAGCAGGAACTATAATTACTAATATGCCTGCAGGTGGTAAGGAAGTAAAAATGGGCGATGTAACCTATGTACAGGTTGGCGACACTTATTATCAGCCAATACAGCAGAATGGGCAGAATGTATATGAGGTAGTTGATGTAGAAGCAGTGAATTAA
- a CDS encoding CocE/NonD family hydrolase, giving the protein MRKYIYLIFLFFPLLSFAQNIDSAWIVDHYLKKELYVPMRDKARLFTSVYMPKDSIEKTHPILILRTPYSCAPYGKEWISFWKVYVKDYFKEGYIVVLQDVRGRYMSDGEFVNIRPFIPNKKTNKDVDEASDTYDTIDWLIKNIPGNNGKVGALGTSYGGFYTTMAGLSGHKALKAISPQAPVTDWFMGDDIHHNGAFMLMDMFGFFVRSGFGYPRPKPTTVDAPPLTDGTDDAYGYYLTTGAFPNFTRIANDRGIAFWNDLVAHPNYDSWWIARNDRNYAGRIPEGTASLVVGGLFDAEDCFGALNLYKAIETKAKNNNKFVFGPWRHGQWGSSMDGYNLGNIQFGSNTSEWYEENIELPFFNYYLKGIGSADSLAEATVFFTGENKWHKLKQWPPKGIKPTDLYLHKGGKLLFTQPQVSNSYEEYTSDPAKPVPYTDGIHKNRTAEYMDDDQRFAATRTDVLTFETDTLTKDMTLAGPLNADLMVSLSTTDADFVVKLIDVFPDNFKYSDTDKYIMNGYEMLVRGDIIRGRYRNSLSKPEAFVPGKVTEVKYTLNDIAHTFKKSHRIMVQIQSSWFPIADRNPQQFIDIYHARDTDFVKSNIRVYMSAGAGSKIVLLVMQ; this is encoded by the coding sequence ATGCGCAAATACATTTATCTCATCTTCTTGTTCTTCCCTTTACTATCATTTGCCCAAAACATTGATTCGGCTTGGATAGTAGATCATTATTTAAAAAAGGAATTATATGTGCCAATGCGTGATAAAGCAAGGCTTTTCACATCGGTTTACATGCCGAAGGACAGTATTGAAAAAACACATCCAATTTTAATATTACGTACACCGTACTCCTGTGCGCCATACGGCAAGGAATGGATCTCTTTTTGGAAAGTTTATGTTAAGGACTATTTTAAAGAGGGGTATATTGTAGTATTGCAGGACGTAAGGGGCCGGTATATGAGCGATGGCGAATTTGTGAACATACGCCCGTTTATCCCCAACAAAAAAACAAACAAAGATGTGGACGAAGCCAGCGATACGTATGATACCATCGACTGGTTGATAAAAAATATACCCGGCAACAATGGCAAAGTAGGTGCCTTGGGAACATCATATGGTGGCTTTTATACAACTATGGCGGGCCTGAGCGGGCATAAAGCGCTAAAAGCGATTAGTCCGCAGGCACCGGTTACCGATTGGTTTATGGGCGATGATATTCATCATAATGGTGCTTTTATGTTGATGGATATGTTTGGTTTTTTTGTACGTTCGGGTTTCGGATACCCCCGCCCTAAACCTACAACTGTTGATGCACCGCCATTAACCGATGGAACAGATGACGCTTATGGATATTATTTAACAACAGGGGCATTTCCAAACTTTACAAGAATCGCTAATGATAGGGGGATTGCTTTCTGGAATGATTTGGTAGCACATCCCAATTACGATAGTTGGTGGATTGCCCGTAATGACCGTAATTATGCCGGCCGGATACCAGAGGGTACAGCAAGCCTGGTTGTTGGTGGTTTGTTTGATGCTGAGGATTGTTTTGGCGCCTTAAACCTGTACAAGGCTATTGAAACCAAGGCTAAAAACAATAATAAATTTGTATTTGGCCCCTGGCGGCATGGGCAATGGGGGAGTAGTATGGATGGTTATAACCTTGGCAATATCCAGTTTGGTAGCAATACCAGCGAGTGGTATGAAGAAAATATAGAGCTGCCATTTTTCAATTACTACTTAAAAGGAATAGGTTCTGCCGACTCACTTGCCGAAGCTACCGTGTTTTTTACCGGGGAGAATAAATGGCATAAACTGAAGCAATGGCCGCCTAAAGGTATTAAGCCGACAGATTTATATCTGCACAAAGGGGGCAAGTTATTATTTACTCAACCACAGGTAAGTAATAGTTACGAGGAATATACCAGCGACCCGGCTAAGCCGGTGCCTTACACCGATGGGATACACAAAAACCGGACGGCTGAGTATATGGATGATGATCAGCGCTTCGCAGCTACGCGCACGGATGTTTTAACTTTTGAAACGGATACCTTGACCAAGGATATGACACTTGCCGGTCCGCTGAATGCAGACCTGATGGTTAGCTTATCAACCACTGATGCTGATTTTGTGGTGAAGCTGATTGATGTTTTTCCGGATAATTTTAAATACAGTGATACGGATAAATATATTATGAATGGTTATGAAATGTTGGTTCGCGGAGATATTATAAGGGGCCGTTACCGCAATAGTTTAAGTAAGCCCGAGGCATTTGTGCCGGGCAAAGTTACCGAAGTGAAATATACGCTGAATGACATTGCCCACACCTTTAAAAAAAGCCACCGGATAATGGTACAAATACAAAGCAGCTGGTTCCCGATAGCGGATCGGAACCCGCAGCAGTTTATCGACATTTATCATGCCCGGGATACCGATTTTGTAAAATCTAATATCCGGGTGTATATGTCGGCTGGTGCAGGGAGCAAGATTGTGTTACTGGTTATGCAATAA